In Janthinobacterium sp. J1-1, a single genomic region encodes these proteins:
- a CDS encoding Hsp20/alpha crystallin family protein, whose translation MVNSLMPFSSLRDIARFDPFREMDDFFQDYAAFPRLRMGDAAQRIRVDMSENEQAYMLRAELPGVQKEDIKVAIDGNQVSITAEVKKEEQHENGNMVRSERYYGQQYRSFSLPQEVDESKAEAKCHDGILELTLPKKPGGGGRTLQIQ comes from the coding sequence ATGGTCAACAGTTTGATGCCTTTTAGTTCGTTGCGTGATATTGCGCGTTTTGATCCATTCCGGGAAATGGATGATTTTTTTCAAGATTATGCGGCATTCCCGCGTTTGCGCATGGGTGACGCCGCGCAACGCATCCGCGTGGACATGTCGGAAAACGAGCAGGCGTATATGCTCCGGGCCGAGCTGCCCGGAGTCCAGAAGGAGGATATCAAGGTCGCGATCGACGGTAATCAGGTATCCATCACCGCCGAGGTGAAGAAGGAAGAGCAGCACGAGAACGGCAATATGGTCCGCAGTGAACGCTATTATGGTCAGCAGTATCGCAGCTTCAGCCTGCCGCAAGAGGTGGACGAGAGCAAGGCCGAGGCCAAATGCCATGACGGCATCCTGGAATTGACGTTACCAAAAAAACCTGGCGGCGGTGGC